The following coding sequences lie in one Candidatus Eremiobacterota bacterium genomic window:
- the ftsZ gene encoding cell division protein FtsZ, translated as MADGRRSTFEPEHAAAIKVIGVGGGGCNAVNRMIAAGLSGVDFFAVNSDVQALRGTLTENRVHIGGSQTRGLGAGANPTLGREAAEASREDLGLVLEGADLVFLTAGMGGGTGTGATPVIAELARESGALTIAVITKPFAFEGKKRMQIAENGIAELESKVDTLITIPNERILQVIEKKTPLNEAFSYADDVLRQGIAGISDLITQPGLINLDFADVKTVMTDAGSAMMGIGEGTGEHRAADAAQKAIASPLLETTVEGAHGVIFNITGGPDMAMYEVNEAAEMISRAVDSEAQIIFGASIDPAMSGKVRVTVLAAGFGSRRGYRNAQSGYGMDTGRLEAVAPVSMDDIDVPAFLRYRG; from the coding sequence ATGGCTGATGGACGACGTTCCACATTCGAACCCGAGCACGCGGCGGCGATCAAAGTAATCGGCGTCGGCGGCGGCGGCTGCAACGCCGTCAATCGCATGATCGCGGCCGGCTTGAGCGGCGTCGACTTTTTCGCGGTCAACTCAGACGTTCAAGCGCTTCGGGGCACGCTGACCGAAAACCGCGTTCACATCGGCGGGAGCCAAACGCGCGGACTCGGCGCCGGGGCGAATCCAACGTTGGGACGTGAGGCGGCCGAGGCCTCACGCGAGGACCTCGGGCTCGTTCTCGAGGGCGCCGATCTGGTCTTCTTAACGGCAGGCATGGGCGGTGGCACCGGAACTGGGGCAACGCCGGTGATCGCCGAGCTCGCGCGCGAATCGGGCGCGTTAACGATCGCGGTGATAACCAAGCCGTTTGCCTTCGAAGGCAAAAAGCGGATGCAGATCGCGGAGAACGGCATCGCCGAACTGGAGTCGAAAGTCGACACCCTTATCACGATTCCGAACGAGCGAATCCTACAAGTTATCGAGAAGAAGACGCCTCTCAACGAAGCCTTCTCGTACGCCGACGACGTGCTTCGCCAAGGGATCGCCGGGATCAGCGATCTGATAACGCAGCCCGGGCTGATCAATTTGGATTTTGCCGATGTCAAGACGGTCATGACCGATGCCGGTTCGGCAATGATGGGCATTGGCGAAGGTACGGGCGAGCATCGCGCTGCCGACGCCGCGCAAAAGGCGATCGCTTCGCCGCTGCTCGAGACGACGGTCGAAGGCGCACACGGCGTCATCTTCAACATCACCGGCGGCCCCGATATGGCGATGTACGAAGTAAACGAGGCAGCAGAGATGATCAGCCGCGCCGTCGATTCGGAAGCGCAGATTATCTTCGGCGCCTCAATCGACCCGGCAATGTCCGGAAAAGTTCGCGTGACGGTTCTCGCCGCCGGCTTCGGCTCGCGCCGGGGCT